One window of Acidimicrobiales bacterium genomic DNA carries:
- a CDS encoding potassium channel family protein has protein sequence MSTPGEVAARAYLYERVERSLDLPMLVLSLALVPLLVVPVVEPHLAPSVRSWFDVGDYVVWACFALEYGLLLALAPDRWHFVRTHVPDLLLVAVPILRPLRIVRTARALRLDRLVRTGASVASASGRSRHRLAARTAAWAGLVTAGLVLVGSLVELDLERGAPHATITSFGDALWWAIATVTSVGYGDLFPVTPAGRAAATLLMVAGVGLLGTVTASLAAWLVRAEERTGPEAELRAEVAALASLVGELRDRLARLGGEGAGLRSAVAEPETTVTGEASARSGEQVAGGTGAREEW, from the coding sequence TACGAGCGCGTGGAGCGATCGCTCGACCTCCCGATGCTCGTGCTGTCCCTCGCGCTCGTCCCCCTCCTCGTCGTCCCGGTGGTCGAACCGCACCTCGCGCCGTCGGTGCGCAGCTGGTTCGACGTCGGCGACTACGTCGTCTGGGCCTGCTTCGCGCTCGAGTACGGCCTGCTCCTCGCGCTGGCGCCCGACCGGTGGCACTTCGTGCGCACGCACGTCCCTGACCTCCTGCTCGTCGCCGTCCCGATCCTGCGCCCGCTGCGGATCGTGCGCACGGCGCGGGCGCTGCGCCTCGATCGCCTCGTGCGGACGGGCGCGAGCGTCGCCTCGGCGAGCGGGCGGTCGCGCCACCGGCTCGCCGCGAGGACCGCCGCCTGGGCCGGGCTCGTCACCGCTGGCCTCGTCCTCGTCGGCTCGCTCGTCGAGCTCGACTTGGAGCGGGGAGCGCCGCACGCCACCATCACGTCCTTCGGGGACGCGCTGTGGTGGGCCATCGCCACGGTGACGAGCGTCGGCTACGGCGACCTGTTCCCGGTGACTCCCGCCGGACGGGCGGCGGCGACCCTGCTCATGGTGGCGGGGGTCGGCCTGCTCGGCACGGTCACGGCGAGCCTCGCCGCCTGGCTCGTGCGAGCCGAGGAGCGAACCGGCCCCGAGGCGGAGCTTCGCGCCGAGGTCGCGGCCCTGGCGAGCCTGGTGGGCGAGCTGCGCGACCGGCTCGCCCGCCTCGGGGGGGAGGGGGCCGGGCTGCGCTCCGCCGTGGCCGAGCCCGAGACGACGGTGACAGGCGAGGCGTCGGCGCGCAGCGGCGAGCAGGTCGCCGGGGGGACCGGCGCGCGAGAGGAGTGGTAG